In Streptomyces sp. NBC_01439, the following are encoded in one genomic region:
- the chpH gene encoding chaplin ChpH, with protein MIKKVVAAVAATGGLVLAGAGLAHADAGAQGAAIGSPGVLSGNVVQVPVHIPVNVCGNTISVIGLLNPAFGNTCVNA; from the coding sequence ATGATCAAGAAGGTTGTCGCCGCAGTGGCTGCCACCGGTGGCCTGGTTCTCGCGGGTGCGGGCCTGGCCCACGCCGATGCGGGTGCGCAGGGTGCGGCCATCGGCTCCCCCGGTGTCCTGTCCGGCAACGTCGTGCAGGTTCCCGTTCACATCCCCGTGAACGTCTGCGGCAACACGATCTCCGTGATCGGCCTGCTGAACCCGGCCTTCGGCAACACCTGCGTCAACGCCTGA
- a CDS encoding phage major capsid protein — translation MTFAYQSAASHSFVPEIWDADLLTQFDPLLVWASPVVSNNKYEGEIRKKGDVVHINSLLRPTVGEYKLPDGMTAQRPETVDQKLPITEARYLQVLIEDAERVQVAGGLSSPINQQMIRALAREADTFMGGLIAKGATALPNVKPTAGNIPQSLYSTILDMMLALDDNDIPAGRYVVVSPRVKRYLVEHPAVANAAAYGEGGVTANGVVARLAGFTILSTTAMPTGVDIVAGHKEFATYASQFSGFREGQSEKYRADYIDTLHLYGGKIVRYPELDTKKSDQTFDESKPTKGIVKAAVEWPTAA, via the coding sequence ATGACCTTTGCTTACCAGTCTGCCGCTAGTCACTCATTCGTCCCGGAAATCTGGGATGCCGACCTGCTCACCCAGTTTGATCCGCTGCTGGTTTGGGCTTCCCCGGTTGTCTCCAACAACAAGTACGAGGGTGAAATTCGAAAGAAGGGCGATGTTGTCCACATCAACTCGCTTCTGCGGCCGACCGTTGGGGAGTACAAGCTTCCCGATGGCATGACGGCACAGCGGCCGGAGACCGTAGATCAGAAGCTTCCGATCACTGAGGCGCGATACCTCCAGGTCCTCATTGAGGACGCGGAGCGTGTCCAGGTTGCAGGCGGCCTCAGTTCCCCGATCAACCAGCAGATGATCCGTGCCCTCGCCCGGGAGGCCGACACGTTCATGGGCGGCCTCATCGCCAAGGGCGCCACGGCTCTCCCGAACGTCAAGCCGACCGCAGGAAACATCCCTCAGAGCCTCTACAGCACGATCCTGGACATGATGCTGGCCCTGGACGACAACGACATCCCGGCAGGCCGGTACGTGGTCGTCTCGCCCCGCGTGAAGCGCTACCTGGTGGAACACCCGGCCGTCGCCAACGCTGCGGCCTACGGTGAGGGCGGCGTGACGGCGAACGGTGTTGTGGCGCGTCTGGCGGGCTTCACGATCCTGAGCACCACGGCCATGCCGACCGGCGTCGACATCGTGGCCGGACACAAGGAGTTCGCCACCTACGCTTCCCAGTTCTCCGGCTTCCGTGAGGGCCAGTCGGAGAAGTACCGGGCCGACTACATCGACACCCTCCACCTGTACGGCGGCAAGATCGTGCGGTACCCCGAGCTGGATACGAAGAAGTCGGACCAGACCTTTGATGAGTCCAAGCCCACCAAGGGAATCGTCAAGGCCGCCGTCGAGTGGCCCACTGCGGCCTGA
- a CDS encoding DUF5703 family protein: MPEYEFVDVYVPRGVPRKEATRLLTDHAEYGNWELDRLSLYRDGSRRVRLRRRIIRQVRATW, translated from the coding sequence ATGCCGGAATACGAATTCGTCGACGTGTACGTGCCCCGCGGTGTACCTCGCAAGGAGGCGACCCGCCTGTTGACCGACCATGCCGAGTACGGGAACTGGGAACTCGACCGACTGAGCCTGTACCGGGACGGCAGCCGCCGTGTGCGACTGCGCCGCCGGATCATCCGTCAGGTCCGCGCGACCTGGTGA
- a CDS encoding SpoIIE family protein phosphatase gives MWAEGAGPRPLFGQDVDEVVAAALAGDPSDVNRLVREYRLLRQVLDGARAGIALLDTDLRYLYVSPHMAVMNGLPAEALLGRTLNEVLPDVERPDEVLHEVLRDGRPRELVLEGRTLADSPYESRVWRGTYHRLEEDGRVLGLAGIGLEVSAPRERQRELSRTNRRLLLLDTAAVRVGTTLDVDTTCRELTEFLVPGLADAASVELIPREGPGGGLPAGGALRLRRVAVASVRELSPRVRVLGAAGEHVDYQPGSAVRQCLESGEPWRGNFSSDEAFSRAAPSADRVSAYREAGIHSGVVVPLIAQDRPIGTLTLVRAGDSPAFGLEDVVVARTLAERAAASLAKAERFAREQGMALELQQALLSEPTFPHDDLEVASRYLPSGTGVLVGGDWFDCLALPGGRTLLVMGDVMGHGVEAAVAMSHYRSLIRALAASGNPPADILREADQVVFAGGLDRVATCLLVLVDRAAGTCVHASAGHLPAMVIGRGQGPFLAPVPVGPPLGTGYGRYEDASFELKPGCVLMLFTDGLVERRGEDIEASLQRLTGIPLPVDGALNEVIDTVLAALRVTDAEDDVTVLAARTAARRGH, from the coding sequence ATGTGGGCTGAGGGTGCCGGCCCTCGTCCGCTGTTCGGCCAGGACGTGGACGAGGTGGTCGCCGCCGCCCTGGCGGGCGATCCGTCCGATGTGAACCGACTGGTGCGCGAGTACCGACTGCTGCGGCAGGTCCTCGACGGGGCCCGGGCGGGAATCGCCCTGCTCGACACCGACCTGCGCTACCTGTACGTCAGCCCGCACATGGCCGTGATGAACGGCCTGCCCGCCGAGGCGCTGCTGGGGCGGACGCTGAACGAGGTGCTGCCGGACGTCGAGCGCCCCGATGAGGTGCTGCACGAGGTACTGCGGGACGGGCGCCCCCGGGAACTCGTCCTGGAGGGCCGCACCCTGGCCGATTCCCCGTACGAGTCGCGGGTGTGGCGGGGGACCTACCACCGACTGGAGGAGGACGGGCGCGTACTGGGGCTGGCGGGCATCGGCCTGGAGGTCAGCGCCCCCAGGGAGCGGCAGCGGGAGCTGTCGCGCACCAACCGGCGCCTGCTCCTGCTGGACACCGCCGCGGTGCGGGTCGGCACCACCCTCGACGTGGACACCACCTGTCGCGAGCTGACCGAGTTCCTGGTTCCCGGGCTGGCCGACGCCGCGAGCGTGGAGCTCATCCCGCGGGAGGGGCCGGGCGGGGGGCTGCCCGCCGGCGGGGCCCTACGGCTGCGCCGGGTCGCCGTGGCCTCGGTACGGGAACTTTCGCCGCGGGTGCGGGTGCTCGGCGCGGCCGGGGAGCACGTGGACTACCAGCCCGGCTCCGCGGTCAGGCAGTGCCTGGAGAGCGGTGAACCGTGGCGGGGCAACTTCTCCTCCGACGAGGCCTTCAGCCGGGCGGCGCCGAGCGCGGACCGGGTCTCCGCGTACCGGGAGGCGGGCATCCACTCGGGTGTCGTGGTCCCGCTGATCGCCCAGGACCGCCCGATCGGCACCCTCACGCTGGTGCGTGCCGGGGATTCGCCGGCCTTCGGGCTCGAGGACGTCGTCGTGGCCCGCACCCTGGCGGAGCGGGCGGCCGCCAGTCTCGCCAAGGCGGAGCGGTTCGCCCGGGAGCAGGGGATGGCCCTCGAACTGCAGCAGGCGCTGCTGTCCGAGCCCACCTTCCCGCACGACGACCTGGAAGTGGCCTCCCGCTACCTGCCCTCCGGCACGGGTGTCCTGGTGGGCGGGGACTGGTTCGACTGCCTGGCGCTGCCCGGCGGCCGCACCCTGCTGGTGATGGGCGACGTGATGGGCCACGGGGTCGAGGCGGCGGTCGCCATGAGCCACTACCGCTCCCTCATCCGCGCGCTGGCCGCGTCCGGGAACCCTCCGGCGGACATCCTGCGCGAGGCGGACCAGGTCGTTTTCGCGGGCGGTCTGGACCGGGTCGCCACCTGCCTGCTCGTCCTGGTCGACCGGGCCGCCGGGACGTGCGTCCACGCGAGCGCCGGGCACCTGCCCGCCATGGTCATCGGCCGCGGGCAGGGCCCTTTCCTGGCACCGGTCCCGGTGGGCCCGCCGCTGGGCACCGGCTACGGCCGGTACGAGGACGCGTCCTTCGAACTCAAGCCGGGTTGTGTCCTGATGCTCTTCACGGACGGCCTGGTCGAACGCCGGGGCGAGGACATCGAGGCTTCCCTGCAACGGCTCACCGGCATTCCGCTACCGGTGGACGGGGCCCTGAACGAGGTCATCGACACGGTGCTCGCGGCGCTGCGGGTCACCGACGCGGAGGACGACGTCACGGTCCTGGCCGCCCGCACCGCCGCACGGCGGGGACACTAG
- a CDS encoding helix-turn-helix domain-containing protein, translating to MSASPSSSAQAAREALAARLGALRRDSELTGHELALRCGWSPAKSSRIERAKTPASDADIRAWCKACGAEDQTADLIAANRQADQMYVHWQKLHRHGMRRAQEEVVPLYEGTRHFRVYCSNVIPGMLQTEAYAAALLSTIAAFQGTPDDSETAAASRIERSRVLHEGDHRFALLLEETVLRYRIGDDATMAGQLGYLLAVMALPNVSLGVIPFTAQRRVWPLEAFYLFDSRQASVELLTAAVNVSAPSEVATYAKAFSELSKIAVHGAAARALISEAINSIG from the coding sequence ATGTCCGCGTCCCCGTCATCCAGTGCCCAGGCCGCCCGCGAAGCCCTCGCTGCCCGCCTTGGGGCTCTCCGTCGAGATTCGGAGCTGACCGGGCATGAGCTGGCTCTTCGGTGTGGCTGGAGTCCAGCCAAGTCTTCGCGCATCGAGCGGGCCAAGACCCCCGCCTCCGATGCCGACATCCGCGCTTGGTGCAAGGCGTGCGGAGCGGAGGATCAGACCGCCGACCTGATCGCCGCGAATCGGCAAGCCGATCAGATGTACGTGCACTGGCAGAAGCTCCATCGCCACGGGATGCGCAGAGCACAGGAGGAAGTCGTTCCCCTGTACGAGGGAACCCGCCATTTCCGCGTGTACTGCTCGAACGTGATCCCAGGCATGCTCCAGACGGAGGCGTACGCGGCGGCCCTGTTGTCCACGATCGCCGCGTTCCAGGGCACCCCGGACGACTCGGAAACGGCAGCCGCCTCCCGAATTGAGCGCTCACGTGTCCTGCATGAAGGCGATCACCGGTTCGCCTTGCTCCTGGAAGAAACGGTGCTCCGCTACCGCATCGGGGACGATGCCACCATGGCTGGCCAACTCGGCTACCTGCTAGCGGTCATGGCCCTGCCGAACGTGAGCCTCGGAGTGATCCCCTTCACGGCTCAGCGGCGCGTCTGGCCGTTGGAAGCCTTCTATTTGTTCGACAGTCGACAGGCAAGCGTCGAACTGCTGACGGCCGCCGTGAACGTCTCGGCGCCGAGCGAAGTGGCCACGTACGCGAAAGCCTTCTCTGAGCTGTCCAAAATCGCCGTTCATGGGGCTGCTGCTCGGGCTCTGATCTCGGAAGCGATCAACTCCATCGGGTAG
- a CDS encoding DUF6879 family protein, which translates to MSRNEPGFNELLAAAKHSAVHLEMRDSYGVGDEAEDYEHWKRTSQRDVDPASAYWAPWVDLIRGTVARGVVVRRARVVSEPVTDYIRYEHAGTVVNLHAGEQVRWLPRRQASDIALPGNDCWVFDGEIALFNHFSGDGNWSEPGWEVRSEPAVAHMASAAFEAVWERGIPHEKYSV; encoded by the coding sequence ATGTCGCGGAACGAGCCGGGCTTTAACGAGCTCTTGGCAGCGGCCAAGCACTCGGCCGTGCACCTGGAGATGCGCGATTCGTACGGTGTCGGCGACGAGGCGGAGGACTACGAGCACTGGAAGCGCACGAGCCAGCGCGACGTGGACCCGGCGTCTGCCTACTGGGCACCGTGGGTTGATTTGATTCGCGGCACTGTGGCCCGAGGCGTAGTCGTCCGCCGCGCTCGGGTTGTCTCGGAACCGGTCACGGATTACATCCGGTACGAGCACGCCGGCACCGTGGTCAATCTCCACGCCGGGGAACAAGTCCGCTGGCTGCCCAGGCGGCAGGCGTCGGACATCGCGCTTCCCGGAAACGACTGCTGGGTATTCGACGGAGAGATCGCGCTCTTCAACCACTTCTCCGGAGATGGAAACTGGTCCGAGCCGGGCTGGGAGGTTCGCTCTGAACCGGCCGTGGCTCACATGGCGTCGGCCGCGTTCGAAGCGGTCTGGGAGCGCGGCATCCCGCACGAGAAGTACTCGGTCTGA
- a CDS encoding helix-turn-helix domain-containing protein, with the protein MTVDDVADYLNVPESWVYGNWKARGIPFRKVGQSLRCRPADLDKWLDRQN; encoded by the coding sequence ATGACCGTTGACGACGTGGCCGACTACCTGAACGTTCCCGAGTCGTGGGTGTACGGGAACTGGAAGGCCCGGGGAATCCCCTTCCGGAAGGTCGGCCAGTCCCTCCGGTGCCGCCCGGCGGACCTGGACAAATGGCTAGACCGCCAGAACTGA
- a CDS encoding DUF3987 domain-containing protein: MSTPVLYGPIGRAVRKIAPFLEADALGVYVAALSMWSAAIGGTVQVSSRGSARPVLLWSALVAGTGRGKGTALRAALHVLDASLGRFLATHTTSGITSGASLVHHLWEQQEATTETERGRDVRALVVEEEWTEVLKRVKRDPSFTTKLRAAWDGATLRNTTKEEAQEIRDPAMVLHSHITPSDWAKYVGESEAAGGSYNRILPFLLGAVPMLDDDRVSLPKVDGRELSDAYGWATARPRVITLSEDARPLWRIVRRYARILGETLPEGQAVFIERTAEQTLRVAACLAASECSESITEEMLSAAFTLVRRSVQDAVRITTGADAPRAKRQPLSLADKVRARIELNGGRATSSQVLPYVGATAEEVKALPGIVFTVERSGKTGRPATVFTLRGDTPVHTEQPNEAPTPQPASAERDVKRATVVQMDAYRPTPKQAPVGMPVKRPIAPVSGSNPFRALL, translated from the coding sequence ATGAGCACCCCCGTTCTCTACGGTCCGATCGGCCGAGCCGTCCGCAAGATCGCCCCGTTCCTCGAAGCTGACGCGCTCGGGGTATACGTGGCGGCCCTGTCGATGTGGTCGGCCGCCATTGGCGGAACCGTCCAGGTCTCCTCCCGTGGCTCCGCTCGCCCCGTTCTGCTGTGGTCCGCTCTGGTGGCCGGTACCGGGCGCGGGAAAGGGACCGCGCTGCGGGCAGCGCTTCACGTCCTGGACGCTTCCCTGGGGCGGTTCCTCGCCACGCACACCACGTCAGGGATCACCTCCGGCGCGAGCCTCGTCCATCACCTGTGGGAGCAGCAGGAAGCGACCACTGAAACCGAACGGGGTCGGGATGTCCGGGCCTTGGTGGTGGAAGAGGAATGGACGGAGGTCTTGAAGCGAGTCAAGCGTGACCCGTCGTTCACGACCAAGCTCCGCGCTGCCTGGGACGGGGCAACTCTGCGCAACACCACCAAGGAGGAGGCCCAGGAAATCCGCGATCCCGCCATGGTCCTTCACTCCCACATCACTCCGTCCGACTGGGCCAAGTACGTAGGCGAGTCGGAGGCGGCCGGAGGGTCGTATAACCGCATCCTGCCCTTCCTGCTCGGCGCCGTCCCGATGCTGGACGACGACCGCGTGAGCCTGCCCAAGGTGGATGGACGGGAGCTGTCCGACGCTTACGGATGGGCCACGGCCCGACCCCGTGTGATCACCCTTTCCGAGGACGCCCGGCCCCTGTGGCGGATCGTAAGGCGCTACGCCCGCATCCTGGGGGAGACGCTCCCCGAAGGGCAGGCCGTGTTCATCGAACGCACCGCAGAGCAGACGCTCAGGGTCGCGGCGTGCCTCGCAGCGTCCGAGTGCTCCGAGTCCATCACGGAAGAGATGCTGTCGGCCGCCTTCACCCTGGTACGCCGTTCCGTCCAGGACGCGGTACGGATCACCACGGGGGCTGACGCCCCGAGGGCGAAGCGGCAGCCGCTCAGTCTTGCGGACAAGGTCCGGGCCCGGATCGAACTGAACGGCGGACGGGCCACCTCCTCCCAGGTCCTCCCGTACGTGGGGGCAACCGCCGAAGAGGTCAAGGCATTGCCCGGAATCGTCTTCACCGTGGAACGGTCGGGGAAGACAGGCCGACCGGCGACGGTTTTCACGCTCCGCGGTGACACTCCCGTTCACACAGAGCAGCCGAACGAGGCTCCCACCCCTCAGCCGGCCAGCGCGGAGCGTGACGTGAAGCGCGCCACGGTCGTCCAGATGGACGCCTACCGCCCGACCCCGAAGCAAGCTCCCGTGGGCATGCCGGTGAAGCGGCCTATCGCTCCGGTTTCCGGTTCCAACCCGTTCCGCGCGCTGCTTTGA
- a CDS encoding chaplin, translating into MRRPAQVTRKTLITMAAAGGVLAMGGGYAHADSAASGHAANSPGLLSGNNLQAPVDAPVNACGNTITVVGALNPAFGNHCANGPGHTKPKPPKPPKPHHPGDDEPCDDHPGNPGNPGNPGSPGNPGNPGNPGNPGNPGNPGNPGNPGNPGNPGNPGNPGNPGNPGNPGNPGNPGNPGNPGNPGNPGNPGNPGNPGNPGNPGNPGNPGNPGNPGTGTPVTHPGPGTGSNTPGLAATGSGDVLTAGLPLAGGLLLAGTVLYRRARNAA; encoded by the coding sequence ATGCGACGACCGGCACAGGTCACCAGGAAGACCCTGATCACGATGGCGGCGGCGGGGGGTGTCCTCGCGATGGGCGGGGGCTACGCACACGCGGACTCCGCCGCCTCGGGGCACGCCGCGAACTCTCCGGGCCTGCTGTCCGGGAACAACCTGCAGGCGCCCGTGGACGCGCCGGTGAACGCCTGCGGGAACACGATCACGGTGGTGGGAGCTCTCAACCCGGCCTTCGGGAACCACTGCGCCAACGGACCCGGCCACACCAAGCCGAAGCCCCCGAAGCCGCCGAAGCCGCACCACCCGGGCGACGACGAACCGTGCGACGACCACCCGGGCAACCCCGGGAACCCGGGCAACCCGGGCAGCCCGGGTAACCCCGGTAACCCTGGGAACCCCGGTAACCCCGGTAACCCCGGTAACCCTGGGAACCCCGGTAACCCTGGTAACCCTGGTAACCCCGGCAACCCTGGTAACCCCGGGAACCCGGGCAACCCTGGTAACCCCGGGAACCCGGGCAACCCCGGCAACCCTGGTAACCCCGGGAACCCGGGCAACCCCGGCAACCCTGGTAACCCTGGTAACCCCGGGAACCCGGGCAACCCCGGCAACCCTGGTAACCCCGGGAACCCGGGCAACCCCGGTACCGGCACCCCCGTCACGCACCCCGGGCCCGGAACCGGGAGCAACACCCCCGGTCTCGCCGCCACCGGGTCCGGTGACGTGCTCACCGCCGGGCTGCCGCTCGCGGGCGGCCTGCTGCTCGCCGGCACCGTGCTCTACCGGCGGGCCCGCAACGCCGCCTGA
- the sigJ gene encoding RNA polymerase sigma factor SigJ: protein MSTSSTHGGAGSDPALDVIVGERTHLTNLAYRLLGSLAEAEDAVQETYARWYAMPKQKQEAVESPGAWLTTVAGRICLDLLGSARARRERYVGEWVPEPLPDRAEWISGPAGGGAGPVDPADRVTLDESVNMAFLVVLESMTPAERVAFVLHDVFRYPFAEIARIVGRTPAACRQLATSARRRVGAAQVPTAPTAGQAPLVRNFKEAWEARDIKALVGLLAPDAAMIADGGGLVGAALRPVEGSARIAEYLIQIADRAPGLELLERSVNGRPGLVAQHTGVTVTVAAFELSGDRVTRIWAVRNPEKLRPWLEDGRG, encoded by the coding sequence ATGAGTACGTCGTCCACGCACGGGGGCGCCGGGTCCGATCCGGCCCTGGACGTGATCGTCGGGGAGCGGACGCACCTCACCAACCTCGCCTACCGGCTGCTCGGTTCGCTGGCCGAGGCCGAGGACGCGGTACAGGAGACGTACGCGCGCTGGTACGCGATGCCGAAGCAGAAGCAGGAGGCCGTCGAATCGCCCGGCGCCTGGCTGACGACGGTCGCCGGCCGCATCTGCCTGGACCTGCTCGGCTCGGCGCGGGCGCGGCGCGAGCGCTACGTCGGCGAATGGGTCCCCGAGCCGCTGCCCGACCGCGCGGAGTGGATCAGCGGGCCGGCGGGCGGCGGGGCCGGGCCGGTCGATCCGGCGGACCGGGTCACCCTGGACGAGTCGGTCAACATGGCCTTCCTCGTCGTACTGGAATCGATGACCCCGGCCGAACGCGTCGCCTTCGTCCTCCACGACGTCTTCCGCTACCCCTTCGCCGAGATAGCCCGGATCGTCGGCCGGACGCCGGCGGCCTGCCGGCAACTGGCGACGTCGGCCCGCCGACGCGTGGGCGCCGCGCAGGTCCCGACGGCCCCGACGGCCGGACAGGCCCCTCTGGTACGGAACTTCAAGGAGGCGTGGGAGGCCAGGGACATCAAGGCCCTCGTCGGTCTGTTGGCACCCGACGCCGCGATGATCGCCGACGGCGGCGGGCTGGTCGGCGCCGCCCTGCGTCCGGTCGAGGGCAGTGCGCGCATCGCCGAGTACCTGATCCAGATCGCCGACAGGGCTCCCGGACTGGAGCTCCTCGAACGCTCGGTCAACGGACGGCCCGGCCTGGTCGCCCAGCACACCGGGGTCACCGTGACCGTGGCGGCGTTCGAGCTCAGCGGCGATCGCGTCACCCGCATCTGGGCGGTCCGCAATCCGGAGAAGCTCCGCCCCTGGTTGGAGGACGGCCGGGGCTGA
- a CDS encoding DUF397 domain-containing protein, whose protein sequence is MTDLYALNIDAVAFSKACGGNTHPDGEACVTLAKIGPDAWAMGDSKRPDAEPLRFTTAELDAAGIDPARFDLSA, encoded by the coding sequence ATGACCGACCTGTACGCGCTCAACATCGACGCGGTCGCCTTCTCGAAGGCGTGCGGCGGCAACACCCACCCGGACGGCGAGGCGTGCGTGACCCTCGCCAAGATCGGCCCGGACGCGTGGGCCATGGGTGACAGCAAGCGGCCGGACGCCGAGCCGCTGCGGTTCACCACGGCGGAGCTGGACGCGGCGGGCATCGACCCCGCGCGGTTCGACCTCTCCGCCTGA
- a CDS encoding M20/M25/M40 family metallo-hydrolase encodes MSESSTGRTVSGEDEVVDLCRDLIRIDTSNYGDHSGPGERKAAEWVAEKLAEVGLEPQIFESHKGRASTVARIEGEDPSRPALLIHGHTDVVPANAADWTYDPFAGEIADGCLWGRGAVDMKDMDAMTLAVVRDRMRSGRKPPRDIVLAFLADEEAGGIYGARHLVDKHPGLFEGVTEAIGEVGGFSFTVNENLRLYLVETAQKGMHWMRLTVEGTAGHGSMTNSDNAITELCEAVGRLGRHQWPVRVTKTVRSFLDELSDALGTPLDPDNMDATLAKLGGIAKMVGATLRNSAAPTMLGAGYKVNVIPGQATAHVDGRFLPGYEDEFFADLDRILGPRVKREDVHGDKALETDFDGKLVDAMQGALKAEDPIARAVPYMLSGGTDAKSFDDLGIRCFGFAPLQLPPELDFAGMFHGVDERVPVDGLKFGVRVLDRFIDNA; translated from the coding sequence GTGAGCGAGTCGAGCACGGGCAGGACCGTCTCCGGCGAGGACGAGGTGGTCGACCTCTGCCGGGACCTCATCCGGATCGACACCAGCAACTACGGAGACCACTCGGGCCCCGGGGAGCGCAAAGCGGCGGAATGGGTCGCCGAGAAGCTCGCCGAGGTCGGGCTGGAGCCGCAGATCTTCGAATCGCACAAGGGGCGCGCCTCGACCGTGGCGCGGATCGAGGGGGAGGACCCCTCGCGGCCGGCGCTGCTGATCCACGGGCACACCGACGTGGTTCCGGCCAACGCCGCCGACTGGACGTACGACCCCTTCGCGGGCGAGATCGCCGACGGCTGCCTGTGGGGCCGGGGCGCCGTCGACATGAAGGACATGGACGCGATGACGCTGGCCGTCGTGCGCGACCGGATGCGCAGCGGGCGCAAGCCCCCGCGGGACATCGTGCTGGCCTTCCTCGCAGACGAGGAGGCGGGCGGCATCTACGGGGCCCGGCACCTCGTCGACAAGCACCCCGGCCTCTTCGAGGGCGTCACCGAGGCGATCGGCGAGGTCGGCGGCTTCTCGTTCACGGTCAACGAGAACCTGCGGCTCTACCTCGTGGAGACCGCCCAGAAGGGCATGCACTGGATGCGGCTCACGGTGGAGGGCACCGCGGGCCACGGCTCGATGACCAACAGCGACAACGCCATCACGGAGCTGTGCGAGGCCGTGGGCCGACTCGGCCGCCACCAGTGGCCGGTGCGCGTGACCAAGACGGTGCGCAGCTTCCTGGACGAGCTCTCGGACGCGCTCGGGACACCCCTGGACCCGGACAACATGGACGCGACGCTCGCCAAGCTCGGCGGCATCGCCAAGATGGTCGGCGCGACGCTGCGCAACTCGGCCGCCCCGACGATGCTCGGCGCCGGCTACAAGGTCAACGTCATCCCCGGCCAGGCGACGGCCCACGTCGACGGCCGCTTCCTGCCGGGCTACGAGGACGAGTTCTTCGCCGACCTGGACCGGATCCTCGGCCCGCGCGTGAAGCGGGAGGACGTGCACGGCGACAAGGCGCTGGAGACGGACTTCGACGGCAAGTTGGTGGACGCCATGCAGGGCGCCCTGAAGGCCGAGGACCCGATCGCGCGGGCGGTCCCGTACATGCTCTCGGGCGGTACGGACGCCAAGTCCTTCGACGACCTCGGCATCCGCTGCTTCGGCTTCGCTCCGCTGCAGTTGCCGCCGGAGCTGGACTTCGCCGGGATGTTCCACGGTGTGGACGAGCGGGTGCCGGTCGACGGACTGAAGTTCGGTGTGCGGGTGCTCGACCGGTTCATCGACAACGCCTGA
- a CDS encoding tyrosine-type recombinase/integrase, protein MEIPRKGRPNTWGVRTPLHFNKATGKQERYWIGREYKTKTEAEKALRQWHTDHEAGKIAARSDMKLGDWLDKWLSNHRKEGTTVAGYETKIRLHIKPHIGGVKLCEVTDDTLDDLYRLLESVPCPTNKGKPLGAKTVRHVHNILSGALGAAVPKLIPANPAATAHPPTAREIRKQERDFPTVNDGQTSRFLGSVWEPCENRACDGGLTHHCLRDAPLWTVYAATGVRRSEALGMKWSLVNWDEGSIELGWVVVEEGNAYRLRKLTKDGDANARIYVDQSVMNVLKWQKQRQDEERKRLGPAWVDHDLVFARDGFKLYRGEAGGPQDPEKVSARWRTLRTRLHLPEDFRIHDWRHSKVTNDLEAGENPVEVSANVRHHSPGYTMARYGHSRKDGARKLAASGAGRLGLSSLV, encoded by the coding sequence GTGGAGATCCCGCGCAAGGGCCGACCGAACACCTGGGGCGTAAGAACGCCCCTCCACTTCAACAAAGCAACGGGGAAGCAGGAGCGCTACTGGATAGGCCGGGAGTACAAGACCAAGACCGAGGCTGAGAAGGCGCTGCGGCAGTGGCACACCGACCACGAGGCAGGGAAGATCGCGGCCCGCTCGGACATGAAGCTGGGTGACTGGCTCGACAAGTGGCTGAGTAACCATCGGAAGGAGGGAACGACCGTGGCCGGATATGAGACGAAGATCCGTCTGCACATCAAGCCGCACATCGGCGGCGTGAAGCTGTGCGAGGTCACGGACGACACCCTTGACGACCTGTACCGGCTGCTGGAATCCGTCCCGTGTCCGACGAACAAGGGCAAGCCCCTAGGGGCCAAGACTGTCCGGCACGTGCACAACATCCTGTCGGGTGCCCTCGGCGCTGCTGTGCCCAAGCTGATACCCGCCAACCCGGCGGCCACCGCGCACCCTCCCACGGCCCGAGAGATCCGCAAGCAGGAACGCGACTTCCCCACCGTGAACGACGGGCAGACTTCCCGCTTCCTGGGGTCGGTGTGGGAGCCGTGCGAGAACCGAGCCTGTGACGGCGGCCTGACTCACCACTGCCTCCGGGACGCCCCACTGTGGACCGTCTACGCCGCGACTGGCGTCCGGCGCAGTGAGGCTCTGGGTATGAAGTGGTCCCTCGTGAACTGGGACGAAGGGTCGATCGAACTGGGATGGGTGGTGGTCGAAGAAGGCAACGCCTACCGGCTGCGGAAGCTGACCAAGGACGGAGATGCCAACGCTCGGATCTATGTGGATCAGTCCGTGATGAACGTCCTCAAGTGGCAGAAGCAGCGCCAGGACGAGGAGCGGAAACGACTGGGACCCGCGTGGGTTGATCATGACCTGGTGTTCGCCCGTGACGGCTTCAAGCTCTACCGAGGTGAGGCAGGCGGCCCCCAGGACCCCGAGAAGGTCTCTGCCCGGTGGCGCACCCTCCGGACGCGCCTGCACCTGCCGGAGGACTTCCGAATCCATGACTGGAGGCACAGCAAGGTCACGAACGACCTGGAGGCCGGGGAGAACCCCGTAGAGGTCTCTGCGAACGTCCGGCACCACTCGCCGGGCTACACGATGGCCCGGTACGGGCACTCACGTAAGGACGGAGCGCGGAAGCTCGCCGCCTCCGGTGCGGGCCGACTCGGCCTGTCATCCCTGGTCTGA